In Geobacter anodireducens, a genomic segment contains:
- a CDS encoding B12-binding domain-containing radical SAM protein yields the protein MNRKLRRANLKASEPTPHEIGNVINSMRQGRYEEAAHRAKGLTERFPDHGFGWKILGTCTLLLGRNGDALPLFLKAAGLLPEDPDIHCNIGIIYYELNQLNEAEYYCRYALKLRPNDAIAHNNLGNILSSLGRLDEAEACFRRAMENNPDLAQAHYNLGCTLQTLGRLEEAESCHRRAVAIRPSYEEAYASLGNVLKEMGRLDEALESWKLSLAHQEDWTNALQRLTNPLLMDGDLTRGPEYPAADAAEGQPHPSPRELSSHLAASSVESLDRKYRVPSHEHDGSAEAGALAKRGENAPRPLRIVLIYPPLWQIPSADLNVPEGMPFGPPATAGGPVAISRELKTITQGVLSIAAQAKKAGHDVRVYNLFNAPWADIVALIAETGADVYGVSGYNSNRRGMGALCALIRQYHPHAHITVGGPFATTLPLETLRYYRAIDTVVIGEGEETFMELLDHIRSHRPAVGIPGTAWRNGDEVALGPLRPRISDLDTLASHFDYYSSNIVMTSRGCPSKCSFCGNPVLWGRKIRFYSTDYCIDMFRKALARLPVPYLMIADDTFTANQQRTLKMCDAIIGNKLDVLWSCSTRVDAMEDEVLHRMRRAGCQEIMIGVESGSPEILDRMHKGITPEMVLTVTRAAKKYGMLVHYYMIVINRGETPDTLQASIDLIRAGRPNSYDLTPLMFLPGTEDYGHLCQQQGLTSDIFFRNDFMDISVERKRKKDLDTVMQHVYCSIGTIGGYEYTVAEREAVATLLPDVPAVHVELANAYLRAGLFDKATAALTRAEELGFPIGNIILNQHACSALARNQIDTSLDFLERACRSFPDSTVKGNYDKLMAWIDSRATGHVKPCLLCDSVRAQDFVFRADETASGLPVLQ from the coding sequence ATGAACCGCAAACTGAGACGAGCCAACCTGAAGGCAAGCGAGCCGACGCCCCACGAGATCGGCAATGTAATCAACTCCATGCGGCAGGGTCGCTACGAAGAGGCGGCGCATCGTGCAAAGGGCCTTACCGAACGGTTCCCCGATCATGGTTTCGGCTGGAAGATACTGGGAACCTGCACCTTGCTGCTGGGGCGGAACGGGGATGCGCTGCCCCTGTTTCTGAAGGCCGCCGGCCTGTTGCCCGAAGACCCGGATATCCACTGCAATATCGGCATCATCTACTATGAGCTGAATCAGCTCAACGAGGCTGAATACTACTGCCGCTACGCGCTGAAGCTGCGGCCGAACGACGCCATCGCGCACAACAATCTCGGCAACATCCTGAGCAGCCTGGGGCGGTTGGACGAGGCGGAGGCATGTTTCCGCCGCGCCATGGAGAACAACCCGGATCTGGCCCAGGCGCACTACAACCTCGGCTGCACGCTTCAGACCCTGGGCCGCCTGGAGGAAGCGGAGAGCTGCCATCGCCGCGCAGTGGCAATCAGGCCCTCGTATGAAGAGGCATACGCGAGCCTCGGCAACGTCCTTAAGGAAATGGGCCGCCTGGATGAGGCGCTCGAAAGCTGGAAACTGTCTCTTGCGCATCAGGAGGACTGGACGAACGCATTACAGCGCCTGACCAACCCCCTGCTCATGGACGGGGATCTGACCCGCGGTCCCGAGTATCCCGCCGCGGACGCGGCAGAGGGACAGCCTCACCCGTCACCCCGGGAACTATCGTCACACCTGGCGGCGTCTTCCGTCGAATCGCTCGACCGGAAGTACCGGGTCCCCTCCCATGAGCATGACGGATCTGCCGAAGCGGGAGCCCTTGCCAAGAGAGGCGAAAACGCGCCCCGCCCCCTGCGCATTGTGTTGATCTACCCTCCCTTGTGGCAGATACCGTCCGCGGATCTGAACGTACCGGAAGGCATGCCGTTCGGTCCGCCCGCCACCGCCGGCGGACCGGTCGCCATCAGCAGGGAACTCAAGACCATTACCCAGGGCGTGCTGTCCATCGCGGCCCAGGCGAAAAAAGCCGGGCACGACGTGCGCGTGTACAATCTGTTCAACGCGCCCTGGGCCGACATCGTGGCCCTCATCGCCGAAACCGGGGCCGACGTGTATGGCGTATCCGGCTACAACTCCAACCGGCGCGGCATGGGCGCGCTGTGCGCCCTGATCAGACAGTATCATCCCCACGCCCACATTACGGTCGGCGGCCCCTTCGCAACGACGCTCCCCCTTGAAACGCTGCGTTATTACCGCGCGATCGACACGGTTGTCATCGGCGAAGGCGAAGAGACCTTCATGGAGCTGCTCGATCATATCCGCTCGCACCGGCCGGCAGTGGGAATCCCGGGCACTGCGTGGCGAAACGGCGACGAGGTGGCGCTCGGTCCACTGCGCCCCCGGATCAGTGACCTCGACACGCTTGCATCCCATTTTGACTACTATTCGAGCAATATCGTGATGACGTCGCGCGGCTGCCCCTCCAAATGCTCGTTCTGCGGCAATCCCGTATTGTGGGGGCGGAAGATCCGTTTTTACTCCACAGACTACTGCATTGACATGTTCAGGAAGGCACTGGCCCGGCTGCCGGTGCCCTACCTCATGATCGCAGACGACACCTTCACCGCCAACCAGCAGCGTACTCTGAAGATGTGCGACGCGATCATCGGGAACAAGCTCGACGTTCTCTGGAGCTGCAGCACCCGCGTGGATGCCATGGAGGACGAGGTACTGCACAGGATGAGGCGGGCAGGCTGCCAGGAGATCATGATCGGGGTGGAATCGGGGTCACCGGAGATCCTCGACAGGATGCACAAGGGAATCACCCCCGAAATGGTCCTCACGGTGACCCGCGCGGCCAAAAAGTATGGCATGCTCGTTCACTATTACATGATCGTGATCAATCGCGGAGAAACGCCCGACACGCTCCAGGCGAGCATCGACCTGATCCGGGCCGGTCGGCCCAACAGCTACGACCTCACGCCCCTGATGTTTCTGCCGGGCACGGAAGACTACGGTCATCTGTGCCAACAACAGGGATTGACCTCGGATATCTTCTTCCGGAACGACTTCATGGATATCTCCGTGGAAAGAAAGCGCAAAAAAGACCTTGATACGGTCATGCAGCATGTTTACTGCAGCATCGGAACCATCGGCGGCTACGAATATACCGTGGCGGAAAGGGAAGCCGTCGCAACCCTCCTGCCTGACGTGCCCGCTGTCCATGTGGAGCTCGCCAACGCATACCTTCGCGCGGGCCTGTTCGACAAAGCCACGGCGGCATTGACTCGGGCAGAGGAGCTGGGCTTCCCCATCGGCAACATCATCCTCAACCAGCACGCGTGTAGTGCCCTTGCACGCAACCAGATCGACACGTCCCTCGATTTCCTGGAACGGGCGTGCCGATCCTTTCCTGACAGCACGGTGAAGGGCAACTACGACAAACTGATGGCCTGGATCGACAGCCGTGCCACTGGCCACGTCAAGCCGTGCCTGCTGTGCGACTCCGTCCGGGCCCAGGACTTCGTGTTCCGCGCCGATGAAACCGCGAGCGGGCTGCCGGTTCTGCAGTAA
- a CDS encoding potassium-transporting ATPase subunit A (catalyzes the hydrolysis of ATP coupled with the exchange of hydrogen and potassium ions), producing MNLYEWLQTVLFFTLLLVMVKPLGAFMARVFQGERTVLSPVLVPCENLLYRICGVKHEEEMDWKRYARALVLFNLVLFAALFAMLTLQHLLPLNPQRLPAFPWPLALNTAVSFVTNTNWQAYAGEQAASYFTQMAGLTVHNFVSAANGIAVAIAVIRGFARRTTALIGNFWVDLTRATLYILAPISLIAALVLVSQGVIQNVSDYRTVSLVQPVVHDTPKTDAGGIPAVERVTVKEVTIPMGPVASQEAIKELGTNGGGFFNANSAHPYENPTPLTNLVEILLILLVPVSLTYTFGAMVGNTRQGWALLGVMLLILAASLAALHAMESGGNPLVAKLGVHGSNMEGKETRFGPAGSSLFTVATTGTSCGAVNTMHDSLTPLGGMVPLTLMLLGELVPGGVGSGLYTMLAFAVIAVFVSGLMIGRTPEYLGKKIEVREMWLSVVTVLIAGVTVLVLSGLAMVTPQAVSSMANPGAHGLTEVLYAFASMANNNGSAFAGLNATTNFYNLLGSVAMILGRYVPAVSMLALAGSLAGKKYVPPSLGTLPTDKVPFALWLTLVILIIGALTFFPALSLGPIVEHLTVIS from the coding sequence ATGAACCTGTACGAATGGCTGCAGACCGTACTCTTTTTCACCCTCCTCCTGGTTATGGTCAAGCCCCTGGGCGCCTTCATGGCCCGGGTCTTCCAAGGGGAGCGAACCGTCCTGTCTCCCGTTCTCGTCCCCTGCGAGAACCTCCTCTACCGCATCTGCGGGGTGAAGCACGAGGAGGAGATGGACTGGAAGCGCTACGCGCGTGCCCTGGTCCTCTTCAACCTGGTCCTTTTTGCGGCGCTCTTTGCCATGCTGACGCTGCAGCACCTGCTCCCCCTCAATCCACAGCGGCTGCCGGCCTTCCCGTGGCCCCTGGCGCTCAACACCGCCGTCAGTTTCGTCACCAACACCAACTGGCAGGCCTATGCCGGGGAGCAGGCAGCGAGCTACTTCACCCAGATGGCGGGACTGACGGTGCACAACTTCGTCTCAGCCGCCAACGGCATCGCCGTGGCGATCGCCGTGATCCGCGGCTTTGCCCGGCGGACGACCGCCCTGATCGGCAACTTCTGGGTCGACCTGACCCGCGCCACACTCTACATCCTGGCGCCGATCTCCCTGATCGCCGCCCTTGTCCTGGTTTCCCAGGGGGTGATCCAGAACGTCAGCGATTACAGGACGGTGTCCCTGGTCCAGCCGGTCGTCCACGACACGCCGAAGACCGATGCCGGGGGGATTCCGGCCGTCGAACGGGTGACCGTGAAGGAGGTCACGATCCCCATGGGGCCGGTCGCCTCCCAGGAGGCCATCAAGGAGCTGGGGACCAACGGCGGCGGCTTTTTCAACGCCAACTCGGCCCATCCCTACGAAAACCCGACCCCGCTCACCAACCTGGTGGAGATACTCCTGATCCTCCTCGTCCCCGTCTCGCTCACCTACACCTTCGGCGCCATGGTGGGGAACACCCGCCAGGGATGGGCGCTGCTAGGGGTCATGCTCCTGATCCTGGCCGCTTCCCTCGCGGCGTTGCATGCCATGGAATCCGGCGGCAATCCGCTGGTGGCGAAACTCGGCGTCCACGGGAGCAACATGGAGGGAAAGGAAACCAGGTTCGGTCCGGCCGGAAGCAGCCTGTTCACGGTGGCGACCACCGGCACCTCCTGCGGCGCGGTCAACACCATGCACGACTCGCTCACGCCCCTCGGCGGCATGGTCCCCCTCACCCTGATGCTTTTGGGGGAACTGGTCCCCGGCGGGGTCGGTTCCGGCCTCTATACCATGCTCGCCTTTGCGGTGATCGCGGTCTTCGTCTCGGGCCTCATGATCGGGCGCACGCCGGAGTACCTGGGCAAGAAGATCGAAGTGCGCGAGATGTGGCTGTCGGTCGTCACGGTCCTGATTGCCGGCGTCACGGTGCTGGTGCTTTCGGGGCTCGCCATGGTCACCCCCCAGGCGGTGTCGTCCATGGCCAACCCCGGCGCCCACGGCCTCACCGAGGTGCTCTACGCCTTCGCCTCCATGGCCAACAACAACGGCAGCGCGTTTGCCGGCCTGAACGCCACCACGAACTTCTACAACCTCCTCGGCTCGGTTGCAATGATCCTCGGCCGGTATGTGCCGGCCGTGTCCATGCTGGCCCTGGCCGGCTCCCTGGCCGGGAAGAAGTATGTTCCGCCGAGCCTCGGCACGCTTCCCACCGACAAGGTGCCCTTCGCCCTCTGGCTCACCCTGGTCATCCTGATCATCGGTGCGCTCACCTTTTTCCCGGCCCTCTCCCTCGGGCCCATCGTGGAGCACCTGACCGTGATTTCGTAA
- a CDS encoding TIGR04442 family protein, with protein MHRDIRLHGQIDERIEYYAIVAGEDSHQRYFFNAAEGPGGELRFFAPGNEFVLGPGGIRHEGNGGSFCEYMFGVDQPVPDLAKGDVINRLVMYGARMEEESGNLVFDDRTGGQLGFEKMFFEGNAVVNYFFFISPARVSGPLRRQQESIVRTIGKTLKRSVAVGEQDENALIAEVLALLGDPTALFFLFKLINVHHREYHDTFRRLYFRNKKIADDDFAMLTAVAERHGIDRYQQERIRIDVMYKHPANRRIVDEYKNILIGCHRKGEISRLENARLTRLKTLSVRNKIPGALFYTLDEVLKNDKKLVAPEEQDYLSDIRQILEGIFLSERDIESVIDREDMARLLFAKKKAAENRDHAFEELLLDASRLCDEKMRDGADLAIIEGFSYLITFFDRYDTTSQAINQLAFMENVRITEEMVRSLLGNKIAFDSLRDGLFDELFIAGLLENKYLGRYGRMKITTLRRGLTEIEQNRLTVAALMEHLLTIDQEERLAILLLSHVRDRIRNFYSKYTTKADQQALRREVNEELIAKKLVDGNVPDRLFDEAILTIQKEAVYLHGLLPRIIADRDTALREDFLENSGLDRFYVEELEREYFELNDLDLEELYQIRKGLS; from the coding sequence ATGCACAGAGACATCCGCCTCCACGGCCAGATAGACGAACGGATCGAGTACTACGCCATCGTGGCGGGTGAGGACTCGCACCAGCGTTACTTCTTCAATGCCGCGGAAGGTCCCGGGGGGGAGCTTCGCTTCTTCGCGCCCGGCAACGAATTCGTCCTGGGCCCGGGGGGCATCAGGCACGAGGGGAATGGCGGCTCCTTCTGCGAGTACATGTTCGGCGTGGACCAGCCGGTGCCGGACCTGGCCAAGGGCGACGTCATCAACCGGCTCGTCATGTACGGCGCCCGCATGGAGGAGGAGAGCGGCAACCTCGTCTTCGACGACCGAACCGGTGGCCAGCTCGGGTTCGAAAAGATGTTTTTCGAAGGCAACGCCGTGGTCAACTATTTTTTCTTCATCTCCCCGGCCCGGGTGTCCGGCCCCCTGAGACGGCAGCAGGAATCCATCGTCAGGACCATCGGCAAGACCCTCAAGCGGTCGGTCGCCGTGGGGGAGCAGGACGAAAACGCCCTCATCGCCGAGGTGCTGGCCCTGTTGGGCGATCCCACGGCCCTGTTCTTCCTCTTCAAGCTGATCAACGTCCACCACCGGGAGTACCACGACACCTTCCGGCGGCTCTACTTCAGGAACAAGAAGATCGCCGACGACGACTTCGCCATGCTCACCGCCGTTGCCGAACGCCACGGCATCGACCGTTACCAGCAGGAGCGGATCAGGATCGATGTCATGTACAAGCACCCGGCCAACCGCCGGATCGTTGACGAGTACAAGAACATCCTGATCGGCTGCCACCGCAAGGGGGAGATCAGCCGGCTCGAGAATGCCCGTCTCACTCGGCTCAAGACCCTGTCGGTCCGCAACAAGATCCCGGGCGCGCTCTTCTACACCCTGGACGAAGTCCTGAAAAACGACAAGAAGCTGGTTGCGCCCGAGGAGCAGGACTATCTCTCCGATATCCGCCAGATCCTGGAAGGAATCTTCCTGTCCGAGCGGGACATCGAGAGCGTCATCGACCGGGAGGACATGGCCCGGCTCCTGTTCGCCAAGAAGAAGGCCGCCGAAAACCGGGACCACGCCTTCGAGGAGCTGCTGCTGGACGCCAGCCGCCTCTGCGACGAAAAGATGCGCGACGGCGCCGACCTGGCCATCATCGAGGGATTCTCCTACCTGATCACCTTTTTCGACCGGTACGACACCACCTCCCAGGCCATCAACCAGTTGGCCTTCATGGAAAACGTCCGGATCACCGAAGAAATGGTCCGCAGCCTGCTGGGCAACAAGATCGCCTTCGACTCGCTCCGGGACGGCCTGTTCGACGAGCTTTTCATCGCGGGGCTCCTGGAAAACAAGTATCTGGGGCGTTACGGCCGGATGAAGATCACCACCCTGCGGCGCGGCCTGACTGAAATCGAGCAGAACCGGCTCACGGTGGCCGCCCTGATGGAGCACCTGCTGACCATCGACCAGGAGGAGCGCCTGGCGATCCTGCTCCTGTCCCACGTGCGTGACCGCATCCGGAACTTCTACTCGAAGTACACCACCAAGGCGGATCAGCAGGCCCTCAGGCGCGAGGTGAACGAGGAGCTGATCGCCAAGAAGCTCGTCGACGGGAACGTCCCGGACCGGCTCTTCGACGAAGCCATCCTCACCATCCAGAAGGAAGCGGTCTACCTCCACGGCCTCCTGCCCCGCATCATTGCCGACCGGGACACCGCCCTGCGCGAAGACTTCCTGGAAAACTCGGGCCTCGACCGCTTCTACGTGGAAGAGCTGGAGCGGGAGTACTTCGAGCTGAACGACCTGGACCTGGAGGAGCTGTACCAGATCCGAAAAGGGCTGAGCTGA
- a CDS encoding ATPase — MKDLKPAILLVIAFTVICGGIYPALVTGIASLAFPEQAAGSLIIDRHGREIGSGLIGQPFSAPEYFWPRPSATPGFACNPAGSGGSNAGPTNPAYLKTVADRVATLRAAGVPGPIPSDLVQASASGLDPHISPEAARAQIPRVAGARGMSEETLAGLVAAHTEGRQFGFLGEPRVNVLALNLALDTLMP; from the coding sequence ATGAAGGACCTGAAACCCGCCATCCTGCTGGTCATCGCCTTTACCGTCATCTGCGGCGGCATCTACCCGGCGCTCGTCACCGGCATCGCCTCGCTCGCCTTCCCGGAGCAGGCCGCGGGGAGCCTCATCATTGACCGGCATGGCCGCGAGATCGGTTCCGGCCTGATCGGCCAGCCCTTCTCCGCGCCGGAGTATTTCTGGCCCCGGCCCTCGGCCACCCCCGGCTTCGCCTGCAACCCGGCCGGTTCCGGCGGCTCGAACGCCGGGCCGACCAATCCCGCGTACCTGAAAACGGTGGCCGACCGGGTCGCGACGCTCAGGGCCGCGGGCGTTCCCGGCCCGATCCCGTCCGACCTGGTCCAGGCCTCGGCCAGCGGGCTCGACCCCCACATCTCGCCGGAAGCGGCCCGGGCGCAGATTCCCCGCGTCGCCGGGGCCCGCGGCATGAGCGAGGAGACCCTGGCCGGCCTGGTCGCCGCCCATACCGAGGGCCGCCAGTTCGGGTTCCTGGGAGAACCGCGAGTCAACGTGCTTGCCCTGAATCTGGCATTGGATACACTGATGCCATGA
- a CDS encoding Fis family transcriptional regulator produces MESRSSHLPLLRDQIVAYGKENLAEMLHLLAEGVRLVSGQDRLRIYLEDLTRGVLTCVHASGPLTEEIREVSFPIISREASVSSVFVSQYAAEFHYEPEGKHTFDRGFAERFAIGHSYILPVVSQGKSIGVVCIDRFRPGEILRGKGKALLGEFVTSVADRLDVARIYHQQLLLARRVEEYKKREAASFMVQSAVRLIDRLTLASVLVPVAGPEGSSRLAILASHSEDPSLKKQYDEQGEIALQRGTSLISRFLDDNAVIADERLLRPLFIPDLTQQELQKKALTEQMALRSLYVVPRYEASSRKVICLVNYFTKDLYRFSDFEMGLLQTHAEMAERMVNEIGGEHLEIRVLAEITELLQERNEELSPFLTRVLSMATELIGADTGSIAIVQERDGEKWLVVEDEEGTIVGAKNKSWLKKYIPPFRIGGHELPPEERSLTGYVAWSKQPKIIAHVADEQGGEGFHRSMHELIKSEIAVPIVCDDEVIAVVCLNSLKPAWFTEEHKRILQIIDRLTSRHISDIQRIERLQSEVTRLKTDVAYKDPQISSYRLGNIIGNSRKAQEIVDFINTVSVPLFNRITLWSKNVLQEATIGLPSILVQGQTGAGKEFFFNNLYNKLNEMYREKLNPAGQLPVKKTNIAAYSGDLTYSELFGHKKGAFTGAYSDRKGILEDAAGGIVFLDEIGDADPKTQVQLLRFLDNGGFVRLGENQERFSRVLLVAATNKDLAEEIRKGNFREDLYHRLSELAVQVPSLNERREDIPDLATHFLGKLYRTYRGDESKDAAPTLAEEAKRLLMNHHYHGNIRELRSILLRALFFRKGTVLTADDVRRALAAGMREFAPATATQELNDRMVTEILDKIANGETFWEAVYEPYSRNAIPRDAVRLVIERSRDAAGRSMPQVARYLKAVGDDVEENDEERKRFFKFKNFLYKTVKI; encoded by the coding sequence ATGGAGTCCCGTTCGTCGCACCTCCCCCTTTTGCGAGATCAGATCGTTGCCTATGGCAAGGAAAACCTGGCGGAGATGCTCCACCTGCTGGCCGAAGGGGTGCGCCTCGTCTCCGGCCAAGACCGGCTTCGCATCTACCTGGAAGACCTGACCCGCGGCGTCCTCACCTGTGTCCACGCCTCGGGCCCCCTGACCGAGGAGATCCGTGAGGTGAGCTTTCCCATCATCTCCCGGGAGGCGTCGGTTTCCAGCGTCTTCGTGTCCCAGTACGCCGCCGAGTTCCACTACGAGCCGGAAGGAAAACACACCTTCGACCGAGGCTTTGCCGAGCGCTTCGCCATCGGCCACAGCTACATCCTGCCAGTGGTGAGCCAGGGGAAATCCATCGGCGTGGTCTGCATCGACCGCTTCCGGCCGGGGGAGATCCTGCGGGGCAAGGGGAAGGCGCTCCTGGGCGAGTTCGTCACCTCCGTGGCCGACCGGCTCGACGTCGCCCGCATCTACCACCAGCAGCTCCTGCTCGCCCGCCGGGTCGAGGAGTACAAGAAACGGGAAGCGGCCTCGTTCATGGTGCAGTCGGCCGTGCGCCTCATCGACCGGCTGACCCTCGCTTCGGTGCTGGTGCCCGTTGCCGGCCCGGAAGGCTCGTCGCGCCTCGCCATCCTGGCCAGCCACTCGGAAGACCCCAGCCTCAAAAAGCAATACGACGAGCAGGGAGAGATCGCCCTCCAGAGGGGAACCTCCCTCATCTCCCGGTTCCTGGACGACAACGCGGTCATTGCCGACGAGCGGCTCCTGCGGCCGCTCTTCATCCCGGACCTGACCCAGCAGGAGCTCCAGAAAAAGGCCCTCACCGAACAGATGGCGCTGCGCTCCCTCTACGTGGTGCCCCGCTACGAGGCATCGAGCCGCAAGGTCATCTGCCTGGTCAACTATTTCACCAAAGACCTGTACCGCTTCTCCGACTTTGAGATGGGCCTGCTCCAGACCCATGCGGAGATGGCGGAGCGGATGGTGAACGAGATCGGCGGCGAGCACCTGGAGATCCGGGTCCTGGCCGAGATCACCGAACTCCTCCAGGAGCGCAACGAGGAGCTCTCTCCCTTCCTCACCCGGGTCCTCTCCATGGCCACCGAGCTGATCGGCGCCGACACCGGCAGCATCGCCATCGTGCAGGAGCGCGACGGCGAAAAATGGCTCGTGGTGGAAGACGAGGAAGGGACCATCGTCGGGGCCAAGAACAAGTCGTGGCTCAAGAAGTACATTCCCCCCTTCAGGATCGGCGGCCACGAGCTTCCCCCCGAGGAACGGAGCCTCACCGGCTACGTGGCCTGGTCCAAGCAGCCGAAGATCATCGCCCACGTGGCGGACGAGCAGGGGGGTGAAGGGTTCCACCGCTCCATGCACGAGTTGATCAAGAGCGAGATCGCGGTCCCCATCGTCTGCGACGACGAGGTGATCGCCGTGGTCTGCCTCAATTCGCTCAAGCCCGCCTGGTTCACGGAGGAGCACAAGCGGATCCTGCAGATCATCGACCGGCTCACCTCCCGGCACATCTCCGACATCCAGCGGATCGAACGGCTCCAGAGCGAGGTGACCCGGCTCAAGACCGACGTGGCCTACAAGGACCCCCAGATATCCTCCTACCGGCTCGGCAACATCATCGGCAACAGCCGCAAGGCCCAGGAGATCGTCGATTTCATCAACACCGTGTCGGTGCCCCTCTTCAACCGGATCACCCTCTGGAGCAAGAACGTCCTCCAGGAGGCGACCATCGGCCTCCCCTCCATCCTCGTCCAGGGGCAGACCGGTGCCGGCAAGGAGTTCTTCTTCAACAACCTCTACAACAAGCTGAACGAGATGTACCGGGAGAAGCTCAACCCCGCGGGCCAGCTCCCCGTGAAAAAGACCAACATCGCGGCCTACAGCGGTGACCTGACCTACTCGGAACTCTTCGGCCACAAGAAGGGGGCCTTCACCGGCGCCTACAGCGACCGCAAGGGCATCCTGGAGGATGCCGCCGGCGGGATCGTCTTCCTGGACGAAATCGGCGATGCCGACCCCAAGACCCAGGTGCAACTGCTCCGGTTCCTGGACAACGGCGGGTTCGTGCGGCTGGGGGAAAACCAGGAACGCTTCAGCCGGGTGCTCCTGGTGGCCGCCACCAACAAGGACCTGGCGGAAGAGATCCGCAAGGGCAACTTCCGGGAGGACCTCTACCACCGGCTGTCGGAGCTGGCGGTGCAGGTGCCGTCCCTCAACGAGCGGCGCGAGGACATCCCCGACCTGGCCACCCACTTCCTGGGCAAGCTCTACCGCACCTACCGGGGGGACGAGTCCAAGGACGCCGCCCCCACCCTGGCGGAGGAGGCCAAGCGGCTCCTGATGAACCACCACTACCACGGCAACATCAGGGAGCTGCGGAGCATCCTGTTGCGGGCGCTCTTCTTCCGCAAGGGCACGGTGCTCACCGCCGACGACGTCCGGCGCGCCCTGGCCGCGGGCATGCGCGAGTTCGCCCCTGCCACCGCCACCCAGGAGCTGAACGACCGGATGGTGACGGAAATCCTGGACAAGATCGCCAATGGCGAAACCTTCTGGGAAGCGGTCTACGAGCCCTACTCCCGCAACGCCATCCCCCGCGACGCCGTCCGGCTCGTCATCGAGCGGAGCCGCGACGCGGCGGGCCGGAGCATGCCCCAGGTGGCCCGCTACCTCAAGGCCGTGGGCGACGATGTGGAAGAAAACGACGAGGAACGGAAGCGGTTCTTCAAGTTCAAGAATTTCTTGTACAAGACGGTGAAGATCTGA